ACCTCGCCGAATCCTCCGCGGGCGCTCCGGCCTCGGGCCGGCTCGCCCGGTGGCGGCACAAGGCCGTGGGCTCCGAGACCCGGGGCAGCGGGGGTGCGGCGGCCCTGATCGGTTTGGCTCTGGGTGCCACGACGATCGAGCTCGCCACCATGGTGCCGTATCTGGCGGCCATCGGCCTGCTCAGCGCCTCCGGCCTGCAATGGCCGCTGACCGGCGCCGTTCTCGCGGCATACTGCGTGCTCATGGTCGCGCCGGCTCTCGTGCTCCTGATTGCGCGCTTCACCGCGTCCCGGCGGGTGGATCCGATGCTGAAGAAGTTGGACGGCTTCCTGAGCCGGACTTCCACCAACACACTGTCCTGGATCACCGGAATCCTCGGGGTCCTCCTCATCGTCAACACCGCAGGTTCAGTCCTGAACTTCGGTGGATGAGTCCGGTTCCCGCCCCGGCTGCACGATGTCTTCGGATGCTGGCCGCACGGGCAGCCGGACAGTGAAAACGGTGTCTCCCGGCACGCTTTCCAACGTAATGGTTCCGTGGTGGGCGGCCACGATGGCATCCACGATGGCCAGTCCCAGCCCGGAAGACCCGGTCCGCTCCGAACGCGAGGTGTCGCGGCGGGCGAAGCGCGAGAAGATCCGCTCCTGAAAGTCCGCCGGGATTCCGGCACCGGTGTCAGCGACCCTGAGCACCGCGTCGCCGCCGTCCCGGACCAGCGACACATCCACCGTGGTGCCGGGAGGCGTGTGCACATGGGCGTTGGTGACCAGGTTGATGAAAACCTGACGCAGCTGCCCGGGATCACCCGTTACCGTAACGGGCTCCTCCGGCAGCTCGATGCGCCAGTGGTGGTCCCGGGCGGCAATTCGGGCGTCACTTACGGTCTCGACCAGCAGGCGCGTGAGGTCCACTTCGCTGCGGATCTCCTGCCGCCCTTCGTCGAGCCGGGCCAGGAGCAGCAGGTCGTCAACGAGGCCGGCCATGCGCCGGGACTCGGCTTCCACCCGGCCCAGCGATTGGGTGCCCTCCGGGCTGAGGTGTTCGGTGAGACGAACCATTTCGGTGTAGCCGCGGATGGAAGTCAGGGGTGTGCGCAGTTCATGGCTGGCGTCGGCGACGAACTGGCGGATCTGCAGTTCGCTGCGCTGGCGCACTTTCAGGGCATGGGCAACGTTGTCCAGCATCTTGTTGAAGGCCAGCCCCACGCTTCCAACCTCCGTTTGGGAATCGGCGAGGTTCTGCGGCACCCGTTCGGCCAGCGCGACGTCGCCCACGTCCAGCGGCAGCCGGGAAACGCTGGTGGCGACGGCCGCCACTTCCTCCAGCGGGCGCAGGCTGCGCCGGATGATCAGATAACCCAGGACGGCGGTCAGTGCCAGGCCGAGCAGGGACACCGCGGCGATGGTGAGTCCCAGCCCGAGCAGCGTGTTTTTGGTGGCTGCCAGCGGCATTCCGGAGACCACCACGCTCCCGGTCGCCGGCTGCGGCTGGGACACCAGCCGGTACTCGCCGAAGGACAGTTCGGCGGACACCGGAACGCGGTCCGCCGGCAGTGCGGCGAGGACTTCGACGTCGTCGGCGGACAGCGCCTGCCGGGTGCCGTCGTCGAGCGTCACCCCGTTGCTGAAGGCCGTGTTTCCGTAATACCGGACATCGAGCATTCCCGGTCCGCCCTGGCCCGGGACATCCAGCGGGTCGGGCAGGTTGCCGTCGTCGGGCGACGGCGGCGTTCCTCCGGGCGGCAGGGGAAAGTTCACGGCACGGTCCGAGGCCTCCAGCAGGGTCTCGTCCAGTTGCTGCACCAGGAAGACGTTCATGACAGCGTGGCTGAGAAAGCCGATAGTGCAGCAGGTCAGCGTGAGCAGGCCCAGTGTGGCCAGCAGGAGCTTGGTGCGCAGCCGCCAGCCGTGCAGCCTCTGGAGGACCGGGCGGCCGCCCGTGCCGTCGCGGTGCGGAGCGGCGTTGCTCATCCGGCAGGTCTGAGCACGTATCCGGCTCCCCGCACGGTGTGGATCATTGGTTCGCGGTCGGCGTCGATCTTTTTGCGCAGGTACGAAATGTACAGCTCGACGATGCTCGCCTGGCCGCCGAAATCGTAGTCCCAGACCCGGTTCAGGATCTGCGTTTTGCTGATGACCCGGCGGGGGTTCTCCATCAGGAAGGTCAGCAGGGCGAATTCGGTGGCGGTCAGCTGGATTTCCTGGCCGGCCCGGGTCACTTCGCGGGTGTCCAGGTTCAGCGTCAGGTCACCGACCACGAGCTCGGCGGTGTCGACGGCGGTGACTCCGGAGCGCTGGACCAGCCGGTGCAGCCGCAGCAGCACTTCCTCCATGCTGAAGGGCTTGGTGACGTAGTCGTCCCCGCCGGCCGATAGTCCGGTGATGCGGTCCTCAACGGAGTCTTTGGCGGTGAGGAACAGTGCGGGCACATCGGGAGCGAATCTGCGGATCTTCACCAGCGCCTCGACTCCGTCAAACTCGGGCAGCATGACATCAAGGACCAGCACATCGGGACGGAAGTCGCGGGCGGTTTCCACCGCCTCGCGTCCGTCCGCCGCCGTCACCACCTGCCAGCCGGCCATGCGCAAACC
This genomic interval from Arthrobacter sp. zg-Y820 contains the following:
- a CDS encoding response regulator transcription factor → MSEAPGSFVGNLPKLSHPDGTPIRALVVDDEPNLAELISMGLRMAGWQVVTAADGREAVETARDFRPDVLVLDVMLPEFDGVEALVKIRRFAPDVPALFLTAKDSVEDRITGLSAGGDDYVTKPFSMEEVLLRLHRLVQRSGVTAVDTAELVVGDLTLNLDTREVTRAGQEIQLTATEFALLTFLMENPRRVISKTQILNRVWDYDFGGQASIVELYISYLRKKIDADREPMIHTVRGAGYVLRPAG
- a CDS encoding HAMP domain-containing sensor histidine kinase, which gives rise to MSNAAPHRDGTGGRPVLQRLHGWRLRTKLLLATLGLLTLTCCTIGFLSHAVMNVFLVQQLDETLLEASDRAVNFPLPPGGTPPSPDDGNLPDPLDVPGQGGPGMLDVRYYGNTAFSNGVTLDDGTRQALSADDVEVLAALPADRVPVSAELSFGEYRLVSQPQPATGSVVVSGMPLAATKNTLLGLGLTIAAVSLLGLALTAVLGYLIIRRSLRPLEEVAAVATSVSRLPLDVGDVALAERVPQNLADSQTEVGSVGLAFNKMLDNVAHALKVRQRSELQIRQFVADASHELRTPLTSIRGYTEMVRLTEHLSPEGTQSLGRVEAESRRMAGLVDDLLLLARLDEGRQEIRSEVDLTRLLVETVSDARIAARDHHWRIELPEEPVTVTGDPGQLRQVFINLVTNAHVHTPPGTTVDVSLVRDGGDAVLRVADTGAGIPADFQERIFSRFARRDTSRSERTGSSGLGLAIVDAIVAAHHGTITLESVPGDTVFTVRLPVRPASEDIVQPGREPDSSTEVQD